Proteins from a genomic interval of Neodiprion lecontei isolate iyNeoLeco1 chromosome 2, iyNeoLeco1.1, whole genome shotgun sequence:
- the LOC107217711 gene encoding piezo-type mechanosensitive ion channel component isoform X6, translating to MGKYWLNVVLLRVVLPVILTLCAVWRPTGLSVIYLALMLYLPMVPIPSSKTMNGHTGRYLIIAMGLCFLTAVIQITFQFVLLALQPYGHFLKDCEFLETILRHFGLVRLDSATTWMVFYWLSPELVSLPSIVLLYVFCRRLTHERQQEDDDRFSTKESAPPSQKVIDFLGTMGTYMVLFSLCCVGTLQPSVEGGLYFLVFLGAGTLWACNTELRRGFAIVCKLVMVLALIHVVVILTYQTPWPQSQLPADSPWARYLGLVPVYTSNCTNSREVDVAADDWVSFTEPVRLIWLYYILALQSQFLIQKPLMRFGSGRAGLLQDSTGSVIVQDGHHDDSIQMQSMSEGATEEQPGVFEQIIMAFYAIFQLIIQSSYLATNIVMMAWSITYHSWTTFVLLLWAIILWMVPNKRSWMMKCSPFIVIYATLLLITQFVFNLNLTKDELPDMIYDVELSQIGFTKTDELHSWHLLVKCVYTTMFWITMRQYMVERKQQRRSSALRDMVAPLHVSVSTATTAMQQEMPEIRSKFMKNVGSLIQRILTKFWIAVVAIMLFTSGITGERMTVFRIIYMSLFLVFVITFQISWFAWRRMMYGFWITVIAYSVIMLILVYTYQFHKFDDYWTYIKVDKDLQKDIGLETYETKDLFVRLLTPTFFVIITVVQMHYFHQDFLNVTDIEKMRPAVGPDISQNQIDEPQAETSAAADVEQIPRSMYTLKQLKRMSKMEKKALLQQALKRLHNFYNHGWLFLEIHMEKIIFSSMMLLCVSDVCAIHFLFVLTIVIAINLRQSIQIAAIKVMTATIAVLMVIKMLYQIEYISHNSYDRNCTNNGSGNDSPLPSNETIYNIAEWIGMRKELPNRLPILLKGYIGIITVTTFRGIILVRQMFYRQMRGLSLKTPMIMFPSITRKDADMGIIECLKFLFNYGFYKFGLEFCFIAIIALISTRLDFYSVLYAVWLGFLYCCRRPTLSKLWPIFQCFGILIIPIQYFIVVAPPPWLCIYYPWHESEFLRDLQEWMFFPDPDFPPNPKKLLCDFFLLLMITRQRLVFYIEASQKETGEEYSAGHNYSVYMDMEKPHFINPVGDFVSHAHTWLDVIKRGVLSSLLWISLSIMFLAGTNRTNLFSLGYLVGAFMFLWQGSDFYLRPIRTILKWWNVLIGYNITVIMLKTMLQGIGCVYMNEIEKSACWLVQLLGIACLKKFKSNVPGANGEDKCQVPREDIGMVWDALCFAFLIMQKRLFKSYYFFHIVDETKAMSILASRGAELLEELHQKRIEKQESMEKTILEKLKFKMDKIKASQKKIMGPVYKDPVSHRADLLYPGSRPLYRRRPPTTNREAVRSGDYYMFDDMDDDDVSELVADDEDKKEQGKQRKRDPPGRRMTISELVNTVLKTDIEIATHVALHGGTPQDALQIRRRSEPMTRKKSSMSYLSARSETDTAAPVDHRDDAGGIDSADQEAVEREMRADDLTRTSIPSDDEDENVEEKKKISLATYFKFVWAFINSAIVSMTKHLNIYSQDYRYIRKVLTEEKKNLKQKPDFRTGTRLGISQIWQPITKTQQASSTSTIGNNTDETSEEGSRPEGQPRSLEDRKESSLTVPHIRILAPSLERGLDMSSSSSSSIESQTVSHPDEGQAELSEKDQPPIIQLLASMWFVILAHSNLMCYFMVFLHQIKNASILSLPLPLMVFLWGTLTIPRPSKTFWVTLIAYTEIVVIIKCVFQFTVLPWNQGLPPSNKPFFTPRIIGIERKSNYALWDLLILLIVFFHRLMLKSLGQWNTSMPKPRKVIPSHLMADRTQTPTVGDRGQGEQSVVRTEDVLIEDNNQIRRESLRRSGDDRDLSLVAGDNDRTLIIRTEEIDPCDENLTTAIGMTAKKYLEPMKVYFENILNADGKEKTNVYAYMFFCDFFNFLLIIFGFSAFGTQQGDGGVTAYLSENRVPMPFLLMLLLQFALIVIDRALFLRKYILGKLIFQYCLVVGIHIWMFFILPSVTERQFNEKLPPQIWYMVKCFYLLLAAYQLRLGYPTRILGNFLCKKYSIVNYCLFKLFMIVPFLFELRAVMDWIWTDTSMTIMDWFKMEDIFASIYQLKCMRGVETDFPQPRGIKKQQMSKYLTGGIALFLMIGIIWFPLLLFALGGTVGVSNIPYEVSMKLRIGSYEPIYAMSAQNSSITTYSDAEFTELQHQYSSDRSATTFLENYIHSDVAAVRLGASSRRLWAISPPDLDRLKAELNSSLTVTVHVEWSVARKTDVKDASEIATTPHDIQLPAMIDGQPNRLRLALLRMLTLQNQTTDGSSVSSETITLSYAFPKFLKVTNRLTDVVPQLMNFPDIVLEDETNTDYLYRNVTLMLSGNFNCCAPQKWWIVNEDCTDIIYTKHLEKIPENDCKNIMMLLFNDKAFPKELSFISGVGILGLYTTAVILVSQMLRRNVSEMAPKIMFEDLPYVDRILRLCLDIYLVRESGELCLEEDLFAKLIFLYRSPETLIRWTRPPEPGEQADDNEDGNAEEGEDGAMRAA from the exons ATGGGAAAGTATTGGCTGAACGTCGTCCTCCTTCGGGTCGTCCTTCCGGTCATCCTCACCCTTT gTGCGGTATGGAGGCCTACGGGACTATCTGTCATCTACTTGGCTCTGATGTTGTATTTGCCCATGGTGCCGATACCATCCAGCAAAACGATGAATGGACACACCGGTCGTTACTTAATCATCGCAATGGGTCTGTGTTTCCTAACAGCCGTCATACAAATCACGTTTCAATTTGTGCTGTTGGCCCTACAACCCTATGGGCACTTCCTGAAAGATT GCGAATTCTTAGAGACAATCTTAAGACACTTCGGTCTTGTAAGACTTGACAGTGCTACAACATGGATGGTTTTTTACTGGCTCAGTCCAGAGCTCGTCTCCTTACCCTCCATTGTCCTCCTCTATGTATTTTGTCGGAGGTTGACTCATGAGAGACAACAAGAAGATGACGATCGGTTCAGCACCAAAGAATCGGCACCTCCGTCACAGAAG GTGATTGATTTCTTGGGTACTATGGGTACCTATATggttcttttttcattgtgcTGTGTTGGCACTCTACAGCCATCCGTGGAAGGAggactatattttcttgtctTCCTTGGAGCTGGAACGTTGTGGGCTTGCAACACGGAGTTGAGGCGAGGCTTTGCAATAGTCTGCAAGCTTGTAATGGTACTTGCTCTTATACATGTGGTCGTAATACTGACGTATCAAACTCCGTGGCCTCAGTCACAGCTACCAGCAGATAGTCCTTGGGCCCGTTATCTTGGTCTTGTACCTGTCTATACAAGCAATTGCACCAATTCAAGAGAAGTTGATGTCGCAGCTGATGACTGGGTAAGCTTCACCGAACCAGTGAGGCTCATATGGCTGTACTACATTCTTGCACTACAGTCGCAATTCCTCATTCAAAAACCT CTGATGCGGTTTGGTTCTGGACGGGCTGGACTTCTTCAAGATTCAACGGGTAGCGTCATTGTTCAAGACGGGCATCACGATGACAGTATTCAAATGCAGTCGATGAGTGAAG GGGCCACAGAAGAGCAGCCTGGAGTGtttgaacaaattattatGGCATTCTATGCAATATTTCAACTTATCATTCAGTCATCGTATTTGGCTACAAATATCGTCATGATG GCATGGAGTATAACATATCACAGTTGGACAACATTTGTTCTGCTATTGTGGGCAATAATATTATGGATGGTGCCAAACAAGCGATCATGGATGATGAAGTGCTCTCCTTTCATCGTCATATATGCAACTTTGCTACTAATCACGCAATTCGTATTTAATTTGAACCTAACTAAGGATGAGCTACCAGATATGATTTATGATGTTGAACTCTCGCAGATTGGATTTACTAAAACTGATGAATTGCATAGTTGGCATCTCCTTGTAAAg TGCGTTTATACGACTATGTTTTGGATAACAATGAGACAATACATGGTGGAACGAAAGCAACAACGTCGATCGTCTGCGTTACGAGACATGGTAGCTCCTCTTCATGTATCTGTCTCGAcagcaacaacagcgatgCAACAAGAGATGCCAGAGATAAGAagtaaatttatgaaaaatgttgGATCATTAATTCAACGGATACTCACGAAATTTTGGATTGCTGTTGTCGCTATCATGTTATTCACCAGTGGTATAACCGGTGAACGCATGACTGTGTTTAGAATCATCTACATGTCGTTATTCCTCGTCTTCGTCATCACTTTCcag ATATCATGGTTTGCTTGGAGACGAATGATGTATGGATTTTGGATCACTGTTATTGCATACTCCGTCATTATGCTCATTCTTGTCTATACCTACCAGTTTCACAAATTTGATGATTATTGGACATATATAAAGGTTGACAAAGACTT ACAGAAGGACATAGGCTTAGAAACATATGAGACAAAGGACCTTTTTGTACGTCTACTAACCCCTACGTTTTTTGTCATAATCACCGTCGTGCAGATGCACTATTTTCACCAAGACTTTTTGAACGTAacggatattgaaaaaatgag GCCTGCGGTAGGGCCAGACATCAGCCAAAATCAGATAGATGAACCTCAAGCAGAGACCTCAGCTGCTGCTGATGTAGAACAGATACCAAGATCAATGTACACACTAAAGCAGCTGAAAC GAATGTCAAAGATGGAGAAAAAGGCACTTCTTCAACAAGCTCTGAAGCGCTTGCACAATTTCTACAACCACGGCTGGTTATTCTTGGAAATTCACatggagaaaattatattttcttcaatgATGCTGCTCTGTGTCAGTGAT GTATGTGCAATTCACTTCCTGTTTGTCCTCACAATAGTCATAGCGATAAATCTTCGACAGAGCATACAAATAGCTGCAATCAAGGTAATGACTGCGACTATAGCAGTTCTGATGGTCATTAAAATGCTCTATCAAATAGAATACATCAGCCATAACAGCTATGATAGGAATTGTACA AACAATGGATCTGGTAATGACTCGCCACTTCCTTCGAATGAAACAATCTATAATATTGCAGAATGGATAGGAATGAGGAAAGAGCTACCAAACAGGCTGCCTATACTCTTGAAGGGATACATTGGCATAATAACTGTAACTACGTTTCGAGGAATCATTTTAGTGCGACAAATGTTCTATAGGCAGATGAGAGGCCTCTCTTTGAAAACTCCAATGATCATGTTCCCAAGTATCACAAGGAAAGACGCAGATATGGGAATTATTGAGTGCCTGAAGTTTTTGTTCAACTACGGTTTTTATAAATTTGGCCTTGAATTCTGTTTTATAGCAATAATTGCTCTTATCAGCACCAGACTTGACTTTTATTCCGTACTCTACGCAGTTTGGCTAGGGTTTTTGTACTGCTGCCGCAGACCCACGTTGTCAAAATTATGGCcgatttttcagtgctttggTATTCTGATCATACCCATACAATATTTCATTGTGGTTGCTCCACCACCTTGGCTCTGCATTT ATTATCCGTGGCATGAATCAGAGTTTCTTCGTGATTTACAGGAGTGGATGTTCTTTCCAGACCCAGACTTTCCACCTAATCCGAAAAAACTTCTTT GTGactttttcctccttctcaTGATCACTCGTCAACGACTGGTCTTTTATATCGAGGCGTCGCAAAAAGAAACTGGTGAAGAATATTCTGCTGGTCATAATTACAGCGTGTATATGGATATGGAGAAGCCACATTTTATTAATCCTGTAGGGGATTTTGTGTCACACGCTCATACATGGCTAGACGTCATTAAGCGAGGAGTACTCTCCAGCTTGCTCTGGATATCACTGTCCATCATGTTCTTAGCTGGTACCAACAGAACCAATCTCTTCTCGTTAGGATACCTGGTTGGAGCATTTATGTTCCTTTGGCAAGGTAGTGATTTCTATCTTCGTCCGATAAGAACTATCCTGAAATGGTGGAACGTTTTGATTGGTTATAACATCACAGTCATCATGCTAAAGACAATGTTACAAGGGATTGGATGTGTATACATGAACGAG ATCGAGAAATCTGCCTGTTGGCTTGTTCAACTTCTGGGTATTGCATGCCTGAAGAAATTTAAGAGTAACGTACCTGGAGCTAATGGAGAGGACAAATGTCAAGTACCAAGGGAGGATATTGGAATGGTTTGGGATGCATTGTGCTTTGCATTTCTGATAATGCAAAAGCGCCTGTTTAAGAGCTATTACTTCTTCCATATCGTAGATGAGACCAAAGCAATGAGTATCTTAGCTTCTCGAGGTGCCGAACTCCTTGAAGAGTTGCACCAGAAGAGAATAGAAAAACAAGAGTCAATGGAAAAAACAATATTAGAAAAACTTAAATTCAAAATGGACAAGATCAAAGCGagtcaaaagaaaataatgggCCCCGTTTACAAAGATCCAGTTTCGCATCGCGCTG ATTTACTCTATCCAGGATCGCGACCATTGTACAGACGTCGTCCTCCAACGACTAACAGAGAGG CCGTTAGGTCCGGTGACTACTACATGTTTGACGATATGGATGATGACGACGTCAGTGAATTAGTTGCCGATGACGAAGATAAGAAGGAGCAAGGAAAACAACGAAAGCGAGACCCACCTGGTCGCAGAATGACCATTTCAGAG TTGGTGAACACTGTTTTAAAGACAGATATAGAGATAGCAACGCACGTCGCCTTGCACGGGGGAACACCTCAAGATGCTCTGCAAATTCGACGACGCAGTGAACCGATGACTCGCAAGAAATCATCAATGTCCTATCTCAGTGCTCGCTCTGAAACAGATACTGCCGCACCTGTTGAC cATCGGGATGATGCTGGAGGTATAGATTCGGCAGACCAGGAGGCAGTAGAGAGGGAAATGAGGGCGGATGATCTTACAAGGACTTCTATTCCCTCAGATGACGAAGATGAGaatgtagaagagaagaagaaaatttcgctTGCCACATACTTCAAGTTTGTCTGGGCGTTTATCAACAGTGCCATTGTGTCCATGACAAAACACTTGAATATTTACTCACAGGACTATCGATACATACGAAAGGTtttgactgaagaaaaaaagaacttaAAG CAAAAACCTGACTTCAGAACCGGTACACGTTTGGGAATCAGTCAAATATGGCAACCAATAACTAAAACCCAACAAGC ATCTTCGACATCGACGATCGGCAACAACACTGATGAAACATCTGAAGAGGGCAGCCGACCTGAGGGTCAACCTCGTAGCCTCGAAGATAG GAAAGAGAGCTCGCTGACGGTGCCGCACATTCGTATCCTGGCGCCTAGTTTGGAGCGAGGATTGGATAtgtcttcctcctcctccag TTCCATCGAATCCCAAACTGTATCGCATCCAGATGAAGGTCAGGCAGAATTATCTGAAAAGGATCAACCACCGATAATCCAACTATTGGCTTCAATGTGGTTTGTGATATTAGCTCACTCTAACCTGATGTGCTACTTCATGGTCTTCCTTCATCAGATTAAGAATGCTTCCATTCTATCTTTACCACTGCCATTAATGGTATTTCTCTGGGGAACCCTTACAATACCAAGGCCCTCAAAAACCTTCTGGGTCACTCTGATTGCCTACACTGAG ATTGTCGTGATCATAAAATGTGTATTTCAATTCACGGTTCTCCCATGGAACCAGGGTTTACCCCCCTCCAATAAGCCCTTCTTTACTCCAAGAATAATAGGCATCGAGCGAAAATCAAACTATGCACTATGGGACTTGCTGATACTGCTCATCGTCTTCTTTCACAG ACTGATGCTGAAATCTTTGGGCCAATGGAACACTTCAATGCCAAAGCCACGAAAAGTGATTCCCTCTCATCTGATGGCAGACAGGACTCAGACGCCAACTGTGGGTGATAGAGGACAAGGAGAACAATCTGTCGTCCGAACAGAGGATGTTTTAATCGAAGA CAATAATCAGATACGTAGAGAAAGTTTGAGAAGATCAGGAGATGACAGAGATCTTTCCTTGGTAGCTGGGGATAATGATAGAACTCTCATTATCCGTACAGAAGAAATTGATCCatgtgatgaaaatttaaccACTGCAATTGGCATGAC TGCCAAGAAGTACTTGGAACCAATGAAGGTATATTTCGAGAACATACTGAACGCTGATGGGAAAGAGAAGACCaatgtatatgcatacatgtTCTTCTGTGATTTCTTCAACTTTCTCTTGATTATCTTTGGATTTTCAGCATTCGGA acTCAACAAGGAGATGGTGGAGTAACAGCATATCTATCTGAAAACAGAGTGCCGATGCCATTCCTGCTAATGCTGCTACTACAATTTGCACTTATTGTAATTGACCGAGCGCTCTTTTTACGGAAATACATTcttggaaaattgattttccaGTACTGTCTAGTTGTAGGCATTCACATATGGATGTTCTTCATATTGCCAAGTGTCACTGAGAG GCAATTCAACGAAAAGCTACCACCACAAATTTGGTATATGGTGAAATGTTTCTACCTGCTACTAGCAGCATATCAACTGCGTCTTGGCTATCCTACTCGCATACTTGGAAACTTTTTATGTAAAAAGTACAGCATCGTCAATTATTGTCTCTTCAAACT ATTTATGATAGTTCCATTTCTTTTTGAATTACGAGCTGTCATGGACTGGATCTGGACTGATACATCAATGACCATCATGGATTGGTTTAAGATGGAAGATATTTTTGCTAGCATTTACCAACTTAAG TGTATGAGGGGTGTGGAAACGGATTTTCCACAACCACGAGGTATCAAGAAGCAGCAAATGAGCAAATATTTGACTGGTGGGATAGCCCTCTTCCTCATGATTGGAATAATTTGGTTCCCACTACTTCTGTTTGCTCTTGGAGGCACTGTTGGAGTGTCGAACATACCCTATGAGGTATCAATGAAACTGCGCATCGGCTCCTACGAACCAATCTATGCCATGTCTGCCCAGAATAGTTCCATAACTACATATAGTGATGCAGAATTCACTGAGCTCCAGCATCAGTATTCGAGTGATCGCAGTGCGACAACATTCCTTGAAAACTATATTCACTCAGACGTGGCAGCAGTCAGGTTGGGTGCGTCATCAAGGCGGCTATGGGCAATTTCACCTCCTGATTTGGACAG GCTCAAAGCAGAACTTAACTCATCGCTTACAGTCACGGTGCACGTTGAGTGGTCTGTGGCCAGGAAAACAGATGTAAAAGATGCTAGCGAAATAGCGACCACACCACACGATATACAGCTACCTGCCATGATTGACGGGCAGCCAAATCGCCTGCGGTTGGCTTTGTTGAGGATGCTCACATTGCAAAACCAAACTACAGATGGAAGCAGCGTTTCCTCAGAGACCATCACGTTGTCTTACGCTTTTCCAAAGTTCCTTAAAGTCACCAATAGACTGACGGATGTTGTGCCACAGCTTATGAATTTTCCAGATATAG TTCTAGAAGATGAAACCAACACCGATTACTTGTATCGAAATGTAACGTTAATGCTGTCGGGAAACTTCAATTGCTGCGCTCCTCAAAAATGGTGGATAGTTAACGAGGACTGCACtgatattatatacacgaAACACCTCGAAAAGATTCCAGAAAACGATTGTAAAAATATCATGATGCTACTCTTCAATGACAAAGCATTCCCAAAGGAGCTCAGTTTCATCTCTGGAGTTGG AATCCTTGGCCTGTACACAACAGCCGTCATTCTCGTCAGTCAGATGCTCAGAAGAAACGTAAGCGAAATGGCACctaaaataatgtttgaagACCTTCCGTATGTTGATCGCATACTGCGTCTCTGTCTGGATATTTACTTGGTGCGAGAAAGTGGGGAACTATGCCTAGAGGAGGATCTATTTGCAAAGTTAATATTCCTCTACAGATCGCCGGAGACATTAATCAG ATGGACACGTCCTCCAGAGCCTGGCGAGCAAGCTGATGACAATGAGGACGGAAATGCAGAGGAAGGTGAAGACGGCGCTATGCGAGCTGCTTAA